One genomic segment of Colias croceus chromosome 16, ilColCroc2.1 includes these proteins:
- the LOC123698388 gene encoding uncharacterized protein LOC123698388 isoform X2, translating into MESEAETSKTKPLSKEETKGLLSLIEGSKILYNKKTNATSNKMKIEEWTRIAGVFNANIGTCRRTPQQLRLKWENLKKNSRKRIGLMRMERIKTGGGPPGYFPPDEILDRVAALLGSTGEGLTVRWC; encoded by the exons atggagtCAGAGGCAGAAAct aGTAAAACTAAACCTCTTTCGAAGGAAGAGACGAAAGGGCTGCTCTCCTTAATTGAGGGGAGCAAGATATTGTATAACAAGAAGACCAATGCCACCAGTAATAAAATGAAGATAGAAGAATGGACACGGATTGCAGGGGTCTTCAATGCAAATATAGGCACCTGTCGCCGTACACCACAACAACTGCGTCTTAAGTGGGAAAACTTGAAAAAGAATTCGCGAAAGCGCATTGGTCTCATGCGGATGGAACGGATAAAG ACTGGAGGTGGGCCACCAGGGTACTTTCCTCCAGATGAGATCCTGGACAGGGTAGCAGCATTACTGGGCAGCACTGGAGAGGGTCTCACAGTGAG GTGGTGTTAA
- the LOC123698388 gene encoding uncharacterized protein LOC123698388 isoform X1, producing MESEAETSKTKPLSKEETKGLLSLIEGSKILYNKKTNATSNKMKIEEWTRIAGVFNANIGTCRRTPQQLRLKWENLKKNSRKRIGLMRMERIKTGGGPPGYFPPDEILDRVAALLGSTGEGLTVRFGGDAEPQLIGDSDGDGSVGTAYIVPADHPMLLIDTPLPVENPTPSMDYTSVSMGNEVPANGIGDELVSLGTPNIHSIEKRNFKTSGNILLHNNNVILCMFVTQ from the exons atggagtCAGAGGCAGAAAct aGTAAAACTAAACCTCTTTCGAAGGAAGAGACGAAAGGGCTGCTCTCCTTAATTGAGGGGAGCAAGATATTGTATAACAAGAAGACCAATGCCACCAGTAATAAAATGAAGATAGAAGAATGGACACGGATTGCAGGGGTCTTCAATGCAAATATAGGCACCTGTCGCCGTACACCACAACAACTGCGTCTTAAGTGGGAAAACTTGAAAAAGAATTCGCGAAAGCGCATTGGTCTCATGCGGATGGAACGGATAAAG ACTGGAGGTGGGCCACCAGGGTACTTTCCTCCAGATGAGATCCTGGACAGGGTAGCAGCATTACTGGGCAGCACTGGAGAGGGTCTCACAGTGAGGTTTGGTGGTGATGCTGAGCCCCAACTTATTGGTGATAGTGATGGTGATGGGAGTGTTGGGACAGCTTATATTGTGCCAGCTGATCATCCAATGCTATTGATTGACACTCCATTGCCTGTGGAAAATCCTACGCCGTCCATGGATTATACATCTGTGTCCATGGGCAATGAAGTGCCAGCCAATGGCATTGGGGATGAGTTGGTGTCGCTGGGTACGCCCAATATCCATTCCATTGAAAAAAGGAATTTCAAAACTAGTGGTAATAtcctattacataataataatgtgataCTTTGCATGTTTGTTACACAATAA
- the LOC123698387 gene encoding putative nuclease HARBI1 produces the protein MEIFSSDSDSDLELLAQLSDWDSSDSEQERAVSSKTFRRINFMASLTDAEFTFRFRMNKASVESVFNEIMPYIKVKSRRNNGIPPLHQLLLALRFYALGTMLNSVADFAGVSLSSACRIVADISAAIARLYNKYIFLHSRTTDKFYNIAQFPRVCGAIDCTHVHIQSPCSTIGEEYRNRKGYFSINVQAVCDADLKLMNVVARWPGSAHDATIFNQSVLKAQCEDGILGNRWLLGDSAYPNRPYLLTPLLNPATAQEINYNEAQIKTRNTIERTFGVWKRRFPVISLTMRLSLYNIQTVIIATAVLHNICRNYNIEEVPPEVEMPDDNETTVISENSDSIENDIRNRQGLISNYF, from the exons AtggaaatattttcaagtgataGTGATAGTGATCTTGAATTATTAGCTCAGCTGTCGGATTGGGATAGTAGCGACAGCGAACAAGAGAGAGCTGTGTCCTCAAAAACTTTTCGACGAATAAACTTCATGGCAAGTTTAACTGACGCAGAGTTTACATTCAGATTCAGAATGAACAAAGCCTCAGTAGAATCTGtctttaatgaaataatgcCCTATATCAAAGTGAAATCAAGACG GAATAATGGTATACCACCATTGCATCAACTTTTATTGGCACTTCGATTTTATGCATTGGGTACAATGCTTAATTCAGTGGCCGACTTTGCTGGAGTATCCTTATCATCAGCTTGTAGAATAGTGGCAGATATATCTGCTGCTATCGCTAGATtgtataacaaatatatttttctgcaTTCTAGAACTacagataaattttataacatagcTCAATTTCCTAGAGTATGTGGTGCTATTGACTGTACACATGTACACATTCAGTCTCCAT gTTCAACAATAGGAGAGGAATATAGAAATAGGAAAGGATACTTTTCAATCAATGTCCAAGCCGTTTGTGATGCAGACCttaaattaatgaatgttGTTGCTCGGTGGCCTGGTTCTGCTCATGATGCTACAATTTTTAATCAGTCAGtattaaaag CCCAGTGTGAAGATGGTATTCTAGGAAATCGCTGGTTGCTCGGGGACAGTGCCTATCCAAACCGGCCTTACTTGCTCACACCTTTGTTAAACCCAGCAACTGCCCAGGAAATAAACTACAATGAGGCCCAGATAAAAACTAGAAACACAATTGAAAG gACATTTGGAGTCTGGAAACGTCGCTTCCCAGTAATATCCTTGACCATGCGGTTGTCATTATATAACATACAAACAGTTATAATTGCTACAGCTGTTCTTCACAATATCTGCAGAAATTATAACATTGAAGAAGTACCCCCTGAAGTAGAAATGCCAGACGATAATGAAACTACTGTGATATCAGAGAATTCGGACAGTATTGAAAATGATATCAGAAATAGACAAGGACTgatttctaattatttttaa
- the LOC123698725 gene encoding uncharacterized protein LOC123698725, with protein sequence MTMVLRKNYSNVRETVMGKCSDIDGEPMYREIGRIEAPGHIGTGVYVLSLFDTLYPNMTCVMVTVHCDKRTKTKLWIDKGFYQDDLEHLIKTVPILGRNTTVPPKILFIKDRYSKYENYETTNIIFKFEFTGKAKIVVEFFGQKIENKEEEPQFDDEDFLLRSARKCLF encoded by the exons ATGACGATGGTGTTGAGAAAAA ATTATTCTAACGTAAGAGAAACAGTAATGGGCAAATGTTCAGATATTGATGGTGAACCTATGTACAGAGAAATTGGGAGAATTGAAGCCCCGGGACACATCGGAACAGGAGTTTATGtg cTATCTCTCTTCGACACGCTATATCCGAACATGACATGTGTAATGGTAACAGTACACTGCGACAAACGGACAAAAACAAAACTCTGGATCGACAAAGGCTTCTACCAGGACGATTTGGAACATCTCATAAAGACTGTACCAATTTTGGGACGTAATACCACAGTCCCGCCGAAAATACTCTTCATAAAGGACAGATATTCGAAGTATGAGAACTATGAGACTaccaatattatctttaagtTTGAATTCACTGGAAAAGCCAAGATTGTCGTGGAGTTCTTTGGacagaaaattgaaaataaggAAGAGGAACCACAGTTCGATGATGAGGACTTTTTACTGCGGTCCGCTAGaaagtgtttgttttaa